In Lotus japonicus ecotype B-129 chromosome 5, LjGifu_v1.2, one genomic interval encodes:
- the LOC130720542 gene encoding uncharacterized protein LOC130720542 isoform X1, with product MLEATMESSSVNGGGDRFSQLQSCGDSSEEELSVLPRHTKVVVTGNNRTKSVLVGLQGVVKKAVGLGGWHWLVLTNGIEVKLQRNALSVIEAPTGNEEDDDLEFENTQWNGSDMASDDTQKSHKSRHRTHRSLGSSHKTTSRSFSADSQSKGSISMPHGWTKVDLSKLEMAALWRYWRHFNLVDAVPNPSKEQLVDVVQRHFMSQQMDELQVIMGFVQAAKRLKTMCK from the exons ATGCTGGAAGCAACAATGGAAAGCTCTTCAgtcaatggtggtggtgatcgATTCTCTCAGTTGCAGAGCTGTGGAGATAGCAGCGAAGAAGAGCTCTCCGTGCTCCCTCGTCACACCAAGGTGGTTGTCACCGGAAACAACCGCACCAAATCCGTACTCGTTGGTCTTCAGGGAGTTGTCAAGAAAGCCGTTGGCCTCGGTGGTTGGCATTGGCTG GTTCTTACTAATGGTATTGAAGTGAAGCTGCAGAGGAATGCCCTTAGTGTGATTGAAGCACCCACCGGgaatgaggaagatgatgaccTTGAATTTGAAAATACGCAGTGGAATGGATCCGATATGG CATCTGATGACACACAAAAGTCCCACAAATCAAGGCACAGGACACATAGATCATTAGGATCATCTCACAAGACTACAAGCAGGTCCTTCTCTGCTGATTCCCAGTCTAAAGGATCAATTTCTATGCCCCATGGATGGACG AAGGTTGACTTGAGCAAATTGGAGATGGCTGCATTGTGGAGATATTGGCGACACTTCAATCTG GTGGATGCTGTCCCTAACCCATCGAAAGAGCAGCTAGTAGATGTTGTTCAGAGGCATTTCATGTCCCAG CAAATGGACGAGTTGCAGGTGATTATGGGATTTGTCCAAGCTGCTAAGAGGCTCAAGACTATGTGCAAATGA
- the LOC130720542 gene encoding uncharacterized protein LOC130720542 isoform X2, with translation MLEATMESSSVNGGGDRFSQLQSCGDSSEEELSVLPRHTKVVVTGNNRTKSVLVGLQGVVKKAVGLGGWHWLVLTNGIEVKLQRNALSVIEAPTGNEEDDDLEFENTQWNGSDMASDDTQKSHKSRHRTHRSLGSSHKTTSRSFSADSQSKGSISMPHGWTVDLSKLEMAALWRYWRHFNLVDAVPNPSKEQLVDVVQRHFMSQQMDELQVIMGFVQAAKRLKTMCK, from the exons ATGCTGGAAGCAACAATGGAAAGCTCTTCAgtcaatggtggtggtgatcgATTCTCTCAGTTGCAGAGCTGTGGAGATAGCAGCGAAGAAGAGCTCTCCGTGCTCCCTCGTCACACCAAGGTGGTTGTCACCGGAAACAACCGCACCAAATCCGTACTCGTTGGTCTTCAGGGAGTTGTCAAGAAAGCCGTTGGCCTCGGTGGTTGGCATTGGCTG GTTCTTACTAATGGTATTGAAGTGAAGCTGCAGAGGAATGCCCTTAGTGTGATTGAAGCACCCACCGGgaatgaggaagatgatgaccTTGAATTTGAAAATACGCAGTGGAATGGATCCGATATGG CATCTGATGACACACAAAAGTCCCACAAATCAAGGCACAGGACACATAGATCATTAGGATCATCTCACAAGACTACAAGCAGGTCCTTCTCTGCTGATTCCCAGTCTAAAGGATCAATTTCTATGCCCCATGGATGGACG GTTGACTTGAGCAAATTGGAGATGGCTGCATTGTGGAGATATTGGCGACACTTCAATCTG GTGGATGCTGTCCCTAACCCATCGAAAGAGCAGCTAGTAGATGTTGTTCAGAGGCATTTCATGTCCCAG CAAATGGACGAGTTGCAGGTGATTATGGGATTTGTCCAAGCTGCTAAGAGGCTCAAGACTATGTGCAAATGA